GCCCAGGACCTTGGCCCGGCGGGCACGTTCTAAAAAAGAAGGATCCGTGTAAGCGGTAAGAATGATTATCGGGACAAATTCTTTTTCGTTTATTTTTTGCGCAGCCTCAAGGCCATCCATCTCAGGCATGCGGATATCCATGATGATTACGTCGGGATTTAGCTCCCTGGCTAGCTTGACGGCTTCTTTGCCATTAGTAGCAACACCCAGGGGCTTATAACCACGCCGGTTAAGGGCCTCCTCTAGCGAGGAGCTGAAATAGGGGTCATCCTCTGCAATTAAGACTCTATATTTGTCGGGATCTGCCATGCCCCTTTAAAAAAGCCAAAGATATTTGAGAAATTTCGTTCCCCTCTAGTTTTTTTAAAGGATTTTTAAATAAAAGGCAATTTATTTTTGGGCTAACCGTGGATTCTTCGCTACGCTATTACTGGGAGCATTTTTGGTCGTGTTTTCAGGGATCCTTGCGGTTGTGCTTGCCGACTTGTCGCGGCAGTTGGCAAAGGTCTCTTGGGGGACAAAAAGATTGGCGCGCCCGGCAGGACTCGAACCTGCAGCCTTTGGGTTCGAAGCCCAACGCTCTATCCGGTTGAGCTACGGGCGCACTATTCCCATTCTACCTGGTTGCCGCTCATTTTGGCAATGATTTGTCAGGCAAAATTTGAAACCTGTGCTAAACTTAGCCCCTATGGAATTTATAGACCTTAAAACCCAGTACCAGCGTTATCAAAACGAACTAGAAAAAGCCGCTTTACGGGTGCTAAGAAGCGGCCGCTATATTTTAGGCCCGGAAGTAAAAGAGCTTGAAGAAACCCTTGCCACTTTTGTGGGAACCAAATACGCCCTTGGTGTTTCTTCCGGCACAGACGCTCTCCTTCTTATCCTGAAGGCCCTTGGCATAGGAAAAGGGGACGCAGTTATTACCACCCCTTTTACCTTCGTAGCCACCGCAGAAGTTATCCGCCGTGCAGGTGCTCAGGTTGTTTTTGCCGATATTGACCCGCAAACTTTCCTCCTCACGCCCTCTTCGGTAGCAAAATCTCTTGCTCAAGCCCGGCAAAAAGGCCTTCGGGTAAAAGCTGTTATGCCGGTAAGCCTTTTTGGCCTTGCGGCTTATCTTCCCGAGCTAGAAGCTTTTTGCCGCAAGGAAGGGCTTTTTTTGATAGAAGACGCCTGCCAATCCTTCGGCGCAGAGGTCAATGGAAGAAAGTCCGGAAGTTTTGGCAAAGCTTCAGCCACGTCGTTTTTCCCGGCCAAGCCCCTAGGGGCTTACGGAGACGCTGGTATGGTCTTCACCAATGACCCAGAGCTTTACGAAACGATAAAGGCCCTGCGCATCCACGGTCAAACGCAGCGCTACCTCCACCAATACCAAGGTTTTAACGCCCGGCTTGACACCCTGCAGGCAGCACTTCTTTTGGTAAAGTTTAAGCATTATCCCGAAGAGATTGAGCTACGCCAGGAAGTAGCCAATAGATACCGCAAGCTTTTAGCAGGGCTCCCGGTGACATTCCAGCACATCCCGAAAAATTGTCTCTCGGTTTATGCACAATTTACCTTGCGTGTTCCCCAAAGAGACAAACTGGTGGCTCATCTTGCCACCCACGGTATTCCAACTGCTATCCATTATCCACGCCCTCTTCATCTTCAGCCCGCTTTTAAAGAGCTTGGCTACCGGGAAGGCGATTTCCCAGAAGCAGAAAGCCTTGCCAAAGAGGTCATTTCCCTTCCCATGCATCCTTTTTTGACTCAGGCGGATCAAGAAAAAATCGTCTCAGCCATAGCGGCTTTTTATAACGAAAAGGAGGCGGTGTGATTTCCCAAGAGATAAAGAAAAAAGTCCACCTTGCACTTCCGGTAGTATTTTTTGACAGATATCTCCCCTTGGCCCTGCGAGAAGGTTTTAGCCTTGAGGTTGGCCTTGATGACGAAGCCTTAGACAAATTCACCGAAAAGGACTTCCAGGCCTTCGCCCGTACTCTTGACGAACACGGCATAAAAAGAAGCGTTCATGCCCCTTTTCGTGACTTATCACCAGGGGCCCTTGATGCAGCCATACGCAGGGCCAGTGTCAACCGCTTGAAACAAGCCCTTGAGACAGCTGCTATCTTTAGCCCCGAAATAGTTGTCCTGCACACGGGATTTCATGCCCCTTATCACCTGGAAAGAAAAGACTCCTGGCTTGGTTATGCCAGGGAGGGCTTTGCTGAAGTTACCACACACGCTGAAAAACTCGGGCTTAAGCTTGCCCTTGAAAATGTCTCTGAGCCGGACCCTTCCTGGCTTACTCCTATCGTGGAAGAGATAAAAAGCCCCGCCCTTGGGTATTGTTTTGATGCAGGCCATGCTTATGCCTTTGCCAAAACTACCTGGGAACCCTGGCTTTACGCCTTTGGCCCACGCCTTTTTGAACTCCACGTACACGATAACGACGGCTCCTGGGACCTTCACTTACCTCCTGGACAAGGGAAAATCCCCTTTGCGGAAATTTTTTCCTACCTAGCAAGAAAAGGAATAAAACCCTTGGTAACCTTCGAAGCCCACCGGAAAGAAGACGTCCTCCCAGGGCTTGTCTATCTTGAGGAGATCTTTTCCCAAACCTCCTGGTAGAGGGCCTGGTATTCTTGCGCCATTCTTTCGGCAGAAAAATTTTGGGCCACAATTTTGCGCGCCTTTTCCGAAAGCTTTTTTGCGAGAAGCTTATTTTCTTTGAGAAGCAAAATTTTTTCAGAAAGAGCGTTGCTATCTTCCACAGGGAAAAGAAGCCCCCCTTCACCATCCTTTGGAATTAAATCCTTTACACCTTCGATATCAGAGGCAACAACAGGTTTCCCCATGCCCATGGCTTCCATAAGACAGCGTGGGATGCCTTCTAAACGCGAAGGCAAAACAAAGACATCAAAGCCCCGCAAAAAATTAAGCCTATCCGCCCGATAACCAGTAAAGACTACCCTTTCAAAAATCCCTAAGTCTTTGGCCATTTGTTCAAGCTGAGCACGCAGGGGCCCTTCGCCTACGATAAAAAGAAAGCATTCTTCAAGGCCGGGTTTGGCAAGGGCTTTAAACAAGACATCAAGCCCTTTACGGTGGATAAGCTGGCCAATGTAGCCCAGGATAAAAAAGCCCTCTTTACGCTTTTTAGCCACTACTTCGGGGACTTCTTTCACCGCATCTATTTCTGCGAGATCCACCGCGTTTACGATTAAGCGAAGTTTTCTTTTAAGCCCCGGGATACCGGTAAGCCCCTGGTAGAGTTCTCGTGAGAGAGGAACCACTTTATCAAGGCCAAGAAAAACAAGGCGGTTTAGGCCTTCGTAAATGGCAAGCTTAAGGTCTGGCTCTTTACTCCAGCCGTGCGGAGTGGCTATTATCCTGGTGGGAACGCCCCTGGTGGCCCAGAACCCCACAAGATCCTGTTTGTATCCGTGGGTATGAAGAATGTGAATATTTTCCTGCTTGAGGTAATTTCGCAAAAGGGTTATGGCCTTGACATTGAAACGTCCATAAGCCTCTATGGCCACGGTTTTAAAGCCAAGCCCCTGGGCGTGAGCAAGTATCGGGGCCTCTAAATGAGGGTCGTCTTTGATAACACCTACGATTGTCTCAATCTTTTCGGGATCAAGGTATTTGATAAGGGCAAGAATCCAGCGCTCAGCACCATAAAGGCCCGTGGGGCTACCTAATTGCAAAACACGAAGCCTCATGAAAGAAACTCCTTTTCCCAAAGTCCCAAAATCATAAGCCCCCAGAAGAAAACCCCCAGGTCAAGCTTTCCTTGGAGTTGGGCCTGCCACAGACGAAAAACCTCTTTGTGATCAAGAAACTCCCAGACAAAAGAATCCCTGGATAAGACGTCTTCAACAAAGGAACGCAAATCTTGCCTGAGCCATTTGGCCTCAGGCACGGCAAATCCCCGTTTGGGTCTTGCGATAAGCTCTTCGGGGAGGAATTTTTTAAGCGCCTCGCGCAAAAGAAGCTTTCCCTGATTTCCTTTTACTCTAAGCTCAAGTGGAAGTTTTGCTGCAAACTCAACCAGGCGGTGGTCAAGTAAAGGCGAACGCACTTCAAGGGCCACGGCCATGCTCATGCGGTCCACTTTAACCAGCACGTCTTCAGGAAGGTAAAAATGCAGATCAACAAACTGGGCCCTGCTCACCGGGTCAAGCCCTTTTGCCTGCTGGTAAAGGGGATAAACAAACTCAAACGGACTAAACCCACAGAGTTTTTTCAAAAAAGAAGAAGTGTAAAGTTTTTCCCGCAGGTCAACCGGAAGCCAGACAAGATCCTGATAAAAGGCCCTGGCGTCAGATACCGCCAGGTTTTGAAAGATGGTCTTGAGACGCAAAGGCTTGGGCAACCAGGAAGCCCTGGGATAAAGCCCCCCAAGGATACGGAAAAAACCCGCGCGCAAGGGAAGAGGAATCTTCGCCCTTAGCCTGCTTTCAAAAAGATGGGGAAGATACCGAAAGGTATAACCCCCAAAGGACTCATCCCCACCGTCTCCGGAAAGGGCAACGGTTACATTTTTACGCGCCATCTGGCAAACATAAAACGTAGGCATTGCACTTGAGTCTGCCAAAGGTTCGTCAAGATGCCTGATAAGCCTGGGAAGAATCTTAGCAGCCTCAGGCTTTACTATGTATTCCCGATGGTCAGTGCCAAGGTGCCTGGCTATGTCCCGGGCAAGGGGAAGCTCGCTTCCTTCTTCCTGGTCAAACCCAATGCTGTTGGTGAGCACCGGCGCATCAAGTTCTTTTTTCATCTGTGCCACTACCAGAGGCGAGTCAATCCCCCCTGAAAGAAAGGCCCCAAGAGGCACATCGCTAATAAGCCTTTCAGCAACGGCCTTTTCAAAAAGCCCAAGAAATTCTTCCAGGGCCTCTTCAAGGCTTAAGGCTTGCGGGGAAAACTCAACTTCCCAGTACCGGTTAAGGCGTAACCCCTCTTGGGAAAAAACAGCCCAATGCGCCGGGGGAAGCTTTTTTATGGCGGAAAAAATGCTTTTGGGCGAGGGCACATAGCCAAAAGAAAAAAAGCAATCAAGGGCCTCTAAGTCTAGTTCTTTGGGGATAAAAGGCGCTTCAAAAAGGGCTTTGATCTCTGAGGCAAAGAAAATCTTGCCCTGACCGCCAAAATAATAAAGGGGTTTTTTGCCCAGGCGATCCCGGGCGAAAATAAGCTTTTTGCAAGAGGCATCCCACAGGGCAAAAGCAAACATGCCAGACAATCTTTCTACAAAGCCTTCTCCCCAGACCCGGTAAGCCTTTAAAATGACCTCTGTGTCACTTTTGGTCTTAAAAGCTTGGCCTTTTTCTTGGAGCTCCCTGCGCAGCGAAAGAAAATTGTAGATTTCACCGTTAAAAACCACTACCAGCTCTTCATCGCGCATGGGTTGTTTGCCAGAGGAGAGGTCAATGATAGAAAGCCTGCGGTGCCCAAGAGAGCAAACCCCATCAGCAAAAAAGCCTTCTTCGTCAGGGCCACGGTGTTCCAGAAGCTTAAGCCCCCTTTTAACCAGGGCCTTTTCTTCCTGAGAAAGGCCTTTGAAATCTACGAGCCCGATTATGCCACACATGTCTTTTTCATCCTCATTGCGGGGAACATTTTATCAACACTGCCCCTGGGGATCCGTGCCCATTTTTCGTTCCGAAAGAGGGAACGGATCCTTAACAACGTCGGGCTTTTAAAGTCCCCGTTAATAAATGGTTCGGCGCAAGAAGCCCTTGATAGAGGCTCTCAAAGCTAGCAACCATTTTTTCGAAAACAAAGTTTTCTTCAAAGCGTTTGCGAGAAGCCTTTGCCATTTCTTCGCAAAGCCTGGGGTTTTCTGCCAGGAGCAAAAAAGCCGCCGCAAGCCTTACATGGTCTTCGCTAGGCACCAAAACCCCGGTTATGCCGTCAATTACGATTTCAGGGTTTCCGCCAACAGCCGTTACTACCGCTGGCAAACCGCAGGCCATGGCCTCAAGTAACGCAAGGGAGGTCCCTTCGCTAAAGCTTGAAAGTACAAAAACATCTGCAAGCTGGACAATACGGGTGGCATCCTTGCGAAAGCCGGTAAACAAAACAACGTTTTCAAGGCCAAGGTCTTTGGCAAGGTTTTTAAGCTTTGAAAATTCAGGGCCATCACCGATTAAAAGCCCTTTGATGTTTTTGTTTTTCTTACGGGCCAGCGCTATGGCCTTGAGCAGCATGGGGAGATTTTTAATAGGATCAAAACGGCCCACTGTAGCAACAATAAAATCGTCTTCTGAAAAGCCAAACTCTTTGCGCAGGGTTTTACGTTCTTCTGGCGCAAGGCGCGCTGGCATAGGGATCCCATTGTAAATGACTTTTATCTTCTGCGGGTTTAAGCCTTCGTATTTTGCAAGCCTCTCACGCACCTCGCAGGATACAGCTACAATGTCGTTGGCAAGAGGGGCAAGGAGCAACCGATTAAAAAAGTTTTTAAGGGGCTTTACGGTCTCTGGGTAGTGCCTACCATGCTCATGAAAAATCAGTTTCACGCGCGGATAAAAGAGCTTGGTAAGGCCTGCGTAAAAAAAGGGCGAATACTGGTGGGCGTGGACAATATTAACCCGATGACGATTGAAGATACGGCACATGTCCCAGATAACGTTTAAATCAATCCCTGGTTCCCGGAAAAGGGGATAAACCGGGATATTTTGAGCACGCAAGGAAAGCCCCCAGGCCCCAGGTTCTTCAAGGGTAACCACGATGACCTCGAACTTGTCTTTAAAGGCACGCGCAAGCTCACAAACCAGGCGCTCGGTACCCCCTGGATTTAAGGCATGCGCCACGTGGCAAAGAACTGGCTTAGGGTAAAAGGCTTTTGAGTTTTTCAAGCTTTTTCTCCCAGCTATACTCTTTTTCAATGCGTTTGCGGGCCATTTTTCCTATTTTTCGGGAAACTTCAGGATTTTTTAAGAGGAAAATGACCTTTTCGGCAAAATCTTCAGGCGATGAGGCCACCAGAAGCTCCTCATCGGTATATTTGATGCCCTCTGCGGCTTGAGGGGTTACTACGGTAGCTTTAGCCATGGCCATGGCTTCAAGGACTTTGTTCTGAATACCGCGCGCCAGGCGCAATGGTGCTACACATACGTCAGCCAGAGCAAGGTAATCCCGTGTATCAGGCACAAAGCCTGTTATTTCAACGCCGGGAACCTTAGCAAGGTCTTTCACCTCTGGAAGAGGATCTTTTCCTACAATGAAAAAACTTGCCTGGGAGATTCGTTGGCGAATAAGCGGCCAGCATTTTTCCACAAACCAGATTACCGCATCAGCATTAGGCCAATAATCCATGGCTCCGGTAAAAACAACAACCGGGCCCTCGATGGAAAGCTTTGATTGGTAATCAGGGGAGAAGAAACAAAGGTCAACTCCGTTTTCAAGCACACAAATTTTCTCGCTTTCTGCAACTTTTTCGCGAAAAAGATGCGCCTCTGCCTCTGAGACCAGAAAGACGTGGTCAAAACGCTTTAGGATACGCTTTTCGTAAGCACGCATGCGAGAAGCCTCAAGGCGATAAATAAGACTAGAAGGAAAGGCCTTTTTCTCGGCATAAAGGCGCCATTTTTCCGAATCAACATCCATAAAGTCAAGAAAAAGATACCCGGGAGTCTCTTTCCCGCGGAAAACATACTCTGCTGCCGGGGCACAAGAACAAAACACAAAAAAAGGCTTTTCGCGGGCGATAATTTGGTCATAACGAGCCTGGAGTTCTCCTGCGTAAAAATATGCAACTGAGAGGCTCCCTTTCGGCAACGCCTTAAGGGATAACAATTTGCGCAAGCCTTTGGGTCTAAAGTGGTAACGAAAGGTTCTCAACGGAATGTCAATTTTATCAACAATTGCTAGGTCTCTTTCTTCATCAATATGGCATAGAAGCGACATTTCGTAGCGTTTGGCAAGGAACTTGAGAATGTGATAGGCCCGCAACTTGTCTCCCTTGTTCGGGGGAAAGGGGATACGATGCGCGATGAAAAGCCCTTTTTTCATAAGGCAATGCGCCCCCTGAGTTTGGGCCCAAGGCAATTGGCAACACGCTCGGGCAAGCGCCGCCAAAGCTTTTCTATGTAAGGCCGCACGCCGGAAGTTTTTTCTTCACTAGCCGGCACACGATACCAAAAAAGCGGGGCTTCCTGTGCTCCCCATTGTTTTTTAAAGCGGTAGGTACCGCTCCCAGGGGTTGAACGCCCAAAATCAAAAAGTTTTGCGCCTTCTTCGACAGCTAGCGAAAGTAAGCGCCAGTAAAGAAGCATATTGGGGCTTATGCGTTTGTAGGCTCTGAGGGAAGAAGCCCACGGTACGGTGGCCACCTGGGGCGTGAGCAGCAAAATAGCCCCTGCCAGGGGTTTGCCTTCTAAGTGCACTAGCACCACCCGAGCGCGCTCTTTATAAGCGGAGACAATGTTTCTAAACCAGGAAAGGGCATGGGGAGGAGAGCCAAGAAAATGCATGTTTTGCGCATAAATTCGGTAAAAAGCCGGCACAAGCTCAAGCCCACCACAAATGGCTTGAGCACCTTCTTTCATAGGCCGTCTTATCTGACTTCTTACCTTGGCCTTAAAAGACTTCCACAGAGTCTCGGTATCATCAGGCAAGGGAAGCAGAAGTCTTACTTTTGCTGTGCTACCTTCGGGCAAAAAGCTAACCGGCTCAGGGAAGCGTATCTCAAGGGGCCCTATCTCCTGGGAAAGCCTTTCTGCTTTTGCAACAAGGGATTTTTTTACTTCTTCGTCTTCGCCAAGCGGGCCACCATAATCACAAAAAGGAAGCGAAACCAGGCTTTTGCTACGCAGTCCTTTAAAGCGAGAAAGCACCAGGCCACCTGCGGCCTCTTGCCCACGAAAAGCCAGTAAAAACACAGGCTTTTGCCCGTAAGTTTTAAGGCAGGCCTCTTGCCAGGCCCGGTAAAGATAGGGCCCTCCAGAGAACCTGTTAACAAGCTCATCCCAGGCAGAAACGCTGTTTAGGTCAAAGGTTTTAATCTCCACCCGTAAGTTCCCGCAATGATTTTTCAGGCAAAGGCTTAAGAGATTCTAAAACCTCTTCCAATGATGCAAAAGAAAAATCTGTTAAAAGTTTCTCAAATCTTTTTCTTGTTTTCGAAAGATTGAGATAATGTCTAAAGCGGGATTTTAAGGGTGCTTTAATGCGAGGCTGTGCTGGATCAAATTCCCACGGATGAGCATAAAAAACAAAAGGCCGGTTTTCTTTCTGGTTAACCTTGTTTAGGAAATACCGGGTTAGGGTGTAGGGAAACAGCCTGAAATAGCCCCCGCCTGCCACGGGGATATTGATTTTTCCTAAATTTGCGGTGGAAATGGGAAATTCAATTAAGCCGTATTCCCGAAAAACAAAAGGATAACGAGGTGCCTGTGGAAAGCCATATAAATCGTGGTGAATGGGAAAAATGCTTGAATCGTAGGCATAACCAGCTTCTGCAAGCATTTCAAGGGCCCAAGTGGTTTTGGGGGTAATGGAGTAGGTTGACGCCCGAAAGCCTTTTACTTCTTTGCCGCTTAAGTCTTCAAGGATCTTTTTGCTTTCTACGGCTTCTTTGCGA
Above is a window of Thermodesulfatator atlanticus DSM 21156 DNA encoding:
- a CDS encoding XrtA system polysaccharide deacetylase; this encodes MPRAQFSRIFMKNALSIDVEEYFQVVAFSSVIAQEDWDKMPSRVEKPTLLILEMLAERGIKATFFCLGWVAKKHPSLIRQIATKGHEIASHGVSHRPIYALSPQEFRKEAVESKKILEDLSGKEVKGFRASTYSITPKTTWALEMLAEAGYAYDSSIFPIHHDLYGFPQAPRYPFVFREYGLIEFPISTANLGKINIPVAGGGYFRLFPYTLTRYFLNKVNQKENRPFVFYAHPWEFDPAQPRIKAPLKSRFRHYLNLSKTRKRFEKLLTDFSFASLEEVLESLKPLPEKSLRELTGGD
- a CDS encoding sugar phosphate isomerase/epimerase family protein; protein product: MISQEIKKKVHLALPVVFFDRYLPLALREGFSLEVGLDDEALDKFTEKDFQAFARTLDEHGIKRSVHAPFRDLSPGALDAAIRRASVNRLKQALETAAIFSPEIVVLHTGFHAPYHLERKDSWLGYAREGFAEVTTHAEKLGLKLALENVSEPDPSWLTPIVEEIKSPALGYCFDAGHAYAFAKTTWEPWLYAFGPRLFELHVHDNDGSWDLHLPPGQGKIPFAEIFSYLARKGIKPLVTFEAHRKEDVLPGLVYLEEIFSQTSW
- a CDS encoding ANTAR domain-containing response regulator; translated protein: MADPDKYRVLIAEDDPYFSSSLEEALNRRGYKPLGVATNGKEAVKLARELNPDVIIMDIRMPEMDGLEAAQKINEKEFVPIIILTAYTDPSFLERARRAKVLGYLLKPVSIDELVSAIEVAMTIGRELNTLEDEIRNLREELEARKLIERAKGFLMDAYGMKEGEAMRFMQKEARKRRIKLKEVAKAIVELGEELLRQGANAK
- a CDS encoding glycosyltransferase family 4 protein, producing MRLRVLQLGSPTGLYGAERWILALIKYLDPEKIETIVGVIKDDPHLEAPILAHAQGLGFKTVAIEAYGRFNVKAITLLRNYLKQENIHILHTHGYKQDLVGFWATRGVPTRIIATPHGWSKEPDLKLAIYEGLNRLVFLGLDKVVPLSRELYQGLTGIPGLKRKLRLIVNAVDLAEIDAVKEVPEVVAKKRKEGFFILGYIGQLIHRKGLDVLFKALAKPGLEECFLFIVGEGPLRAQLEQMAKDLGIFERVVFTGYRADRLNFLRGFDVFVLPSRLEGIPRCLMEAMGMGKPVVASDIEGVKDLIPKDGEGGLLFPVEDSNALSEKILLLKENKLLAKKLSEKARKIVAQNFSAERMAQEYQALYQEVWEKISSR
- a CDS encoding TIGR03087 family PEP-CTERM/XrtA system glycosyltransferase, with translation MKKGLFIAHRIPFPPNKGDKLRAYHILKFLAKRYEMSLLCHIDEERDLAIVDKIDIPLRTFRYHFRPKGLRKLLSLKALPKGSLSVAYFYAGELQARYDQIIAREKPFFVFCSCAPAAEYVFRGKETPGYLFLDFMDVDSEKWRLYAEKKAFPSSLIYRLEASRMRAYEKRILKRFDHVFLVSEAEAHLFREKVAESEKICVLENGVDLCFFSPDYQSKLSIEGPVVVFTGAMDYWPNADAVIWFVEKCWPLIRQRISQASFFIVGKDPLPEVKDLAKVPGVEITGFVPDTRDYLALADVCVAPLRLARGIQNKVLEAMAMAKATVVTPQAAEGIKYTDEELLVASSPEDFAEKVIFLLKNPEVSRKIGKMARKRIEKEYSWEKKLEKLKSLLP
- a CDS encoding glycosyltransferase encodes the protein MKNSKAFYPKPVLCHVAHALNPGGTERLVCELARAFKDKFEVIVVTLEEPGAWGLSLRAQNIPVYPLFREPGIDLNVIWDMCRIFNRHRVNIVHAHQYSPFFYAGLTKLFYPRVKLIFHEHGRHYPETVKPLKNFFNRLLLAPLANDIVAVSCEVRERLAKYEGLNPQKIKVIYNGIPMPARLAPEERKTLRKEFGFSEDDFIVATVGRFDPIKNLPMLLKAIALARKKNKNIKGLLIGDGPEFSKLKNLAKDLGLENVVLFTGFRKDATRIVQLADVFVLSSFSEGTSLALLEAMACGLPAVVTAVGGNPEIVIDGITGVLVPSEDHVRLAAAFLLLAENPRLCEEMAKASRKRFEENFVFEKMVASFESLYQGLLAPNHLLTGTLKARRC
- a CDS encoding DegT/DnrJ/EryC1/StrS family aminotransferase, which codes for MEFIDLKTQYQRYQNELEKAALRVLRSGRYILGPEVKELEETLATFVGTKYALGVSSGTDALLLILKALGIGKGDAVITTPFTFVATAEVIRRAGAQVVFADIDPQTFLLTPSSVAKSLAQARQKGLRVKAVMPVSLFGLAAYLPELEAFCRKEGLFLIEDACQSFGAEVNGRKSGSFGKASATSFFPAKPLGAYGDAGMVFTNDPELYETIKALRIHGQTQRYLHQYQGFNARLDTLQAALLLVKFKHYPEEIELRQEVANRYRKLLAGLPVTFQHIPKNCLSVYAQFTLRVPQRDKLVAHLATHGIPTAIHYPRPLHLQPAFKELGYREGDFPEAESLAKEVISLPMHPFLTQADQEKIVSAIAAFYNEKEAV
- the asnB gene encoding asparagine synthase (glutamine-hydrolyzing), which codes for MCGIIGLVDFKGLSQEEKALVKRGLKLLEHRGPDEEGFFADGVCSLGHRRLSIIDLSSGKQPMRDEELVVVFNGEIYNFLSLRRELQEKGQAFKTKSDTEVILKAYRVWGEGFVERLSGMFAFALWDASCKKLIFARDRLGKKPLYYFGGQGKIFFASEIKALFEAPFIPKELDLEALDCFFSFGYVPSPKSIFSAIKKLPPAHWAVFSQEGLRLNRYWEVEFSPQALSLEEALEEFLGLFEKAVAERLISDVPLGAFLSGGIDSPLVVAQMKKELDAPVLTNSIGFDQEEGSELPLARDIARHLGTDHREYIVKPEAAKILPRLIRHLDEPLADSSAMPTFYVCQMARKNVTVALSGDGGDESFGGYTFRYLPHLFESRLRAKIPLPLRAGFFRILGGLYPRASWLPKPLRLKTIFQNLAVSDARAFYQDLVWLPVDLREKLYTSSFLKKLCGFSPFEFVYPLYQQAKGLDPVSRAQFVDLHFYLPEDVLVKVDRMSMAVALEVRSPLLDHRLVEFAAKLPLELRVKGNQGKLLLREALKKFLPEELIARPKRGFAVPEAKWLRQDLRSFVEDVLSRDSFVWEFLDHKEVFRLWQAQLQGKLDLGVFFWGLMILGLWEKEFLS
- a CDS encoding GNAT family N-acetyltransferase, whose protein sequence is MEIKTFDLNSVSAWDELVNRFSGGPYLYRAWQEACLKTYGQKPVFLLAFRGQEAAGGLVLSRFKGLRSKSLVSLPFCDYGGPLGEDEEVKKSLVAKAERLSQEIGPLEIRFPEPVSFLPEGSTAKVRLLLPLPDDTETLWKSFKAKVRSQIRRPMKEGAQAICGGLELVPAFYRIYAQNMHFLGSPPHALSWFRNIVSAYKERARVVLVHLEGKPLAGAILLLTPQVATVPWASSLRAYKRISPNMLLYWRLLSLAVEEGAKLFDFGRSTPGSGTYRFKKQWGAQEAPLFWYRVPASEEKTSGVRPYIEKLWRRLPERVANCLGPKLRGRIAL